The following proteins are co-located in the Mus caroli chromosome 7, CAROLI_EIJ_v1.1, whole genome shotgun sequence genome:
- the LOC110297251 gene encoding olfactory receptor 51I2-like produces the protein MSDLNTTSNWPTFSFIGIPGLEAAHMWISIPFCLLYLVALGGNVLLLLLVRAEQNLHEPQFYFLAMLALTDLGLSLSTMPSVLAIFWFDVHDVGLDACLTQMFFIHTLSSVESGVLVAMAFDRLVAICAPLTYTRILNHHTVVCLSGAALIRGATLLAPLPFFLRTFPFCGANILSHSYCYYPDMLNLACGDVTFSSVYGLVCVLCTFAVDVIFIVVSYMKILGTVMKLGIQDRNWKSLQTCVCHLCTVLVFYLPLISLAVLHRYTQETSPILYTTMSNAYLLMTPLLNPLVYSLKSRQIQAALRKRFGVQRVVAGE, from the coding sequence ATGTCAGATTTGAATACTACTTCGAATTGGCCCACTTTTTCCTTCATTGGTATACCTGGTCTAGAGGCTGCACATATGTGGATCTCCATCCCCTTCTGTCTCCTGTACCTGGTAGCACTTGGGGGCAAcgttcttctcctccttctggTTAGAGCGGAGCAGAATCTTCATGAACCCCAGTTCTATTTTTTGGCCATGCTAGCCCTCACTGATCTTGGCCTCTCATTGTCAACAATGCCTAGTGTCTTGGCCATCTTCTGGTTTGATGTCCACGATGTCGGTCTGGATGCCTGTCTGACACAAATGTTCTTTATTCACACACTCTCCTCTGTAGAGTCAGGTGTTCTGGTGGCCATGGCTTTTGACCGCTTGGTTGCTATCTGTGCTCCACTAACCTACACTAGAATCCTGAATCACCACACTGTGGTCTGCCTCAGTGGAGCTGCCCTCATACGAGGAGCCACTCTATTGGCCCCTTTGCCATTTTTCCTCAGGACGTTTCCTTTTTGTGGGGCCAATATCCTCTCACACTCCTATTGTTATTACCCAGATATGCTTAACTTGGCCTGCGGAGATGTCACATTCAGCAGTGTATACGGATTGGTCTGTGTACTCTGCACATTTGCAGTGGACGTAATCTTCATCGTAGTATCATACATGAAGATCTTGGGCACTGTCATGAAACTGGGGATCCAAGATCGAAACTGGAAATCCCTGCAAACCTGTGTCTGTCACCTCTGCACAGTCCTGGTGTTTTACTTGCCACTCATCAGCCTTGCAGTACTGCATCGTTACACCCAGGAAACTTCTCCAATTCTCTACACCACCATGAGCAATGCCTACCTCCTCATGACCCCACTGCTAAACCCTCTGGTTTATAGCCTCAAATCCAGGCAGATCCAAGCTGCCTTGCGCAAGCGATTTGGAGTGCAACGTGTTGTTGCTGGGGAATGA
- the LOC110299488 gene encoding olfactory receptor 51E1-like codes for MSEFNTTFQPSVFILTGLRGLVGARLWLGPLLSLMYITTLAGNCTVIYLVRTERSLQEPQYQFLSMLAGADIVLSVSTLFSVLKVFIFDLYEIAFDSCLAQLFFIHTSSSMGSGILLAMAFDRFVSISHPLQYTTILTNSRVTRMGLAAFLRGVALMMPLPILLKRLPFCKGQLLSYSYCIHPNVMKLACGQVKINIFYGLVLVIFSFGVDFLLIAISYALIFQAVMGIASREGQMKALNTCLSHIFIVFIYYGPLLAITVMHRISHRSSPIAHAVLGNIYLFMPPMLNPIVYSLKTKQIRSALRKSLKIQRR; via the coding sequence ATGTCTGAATTTAATACCACATTTCAACCTTCTGTCTTCATCCTCACTGGTCTCAGAGGGCTGGTGGGTGCACGCCTGTGGCTGGGACCACTCCTGAGCCTGATGTACATCACCACATTGGCAGGGAACTGTACTGTAATTTATTTAGTGAGGACTGAAAGGAGTCTGCAGGAGCCCCAGTACCAATTTTTGTCTATGCTGGCCGGGGCTGACATTGTCTTGTCTGTCTCTACACTGTTCTCTGTGCTAAAAGTTTTTATCTTTGACCTCTATGAAATTGCATTTGACAGTTGCCTTGCTCAGCTCTTCTTCATCCATACATCTTCTTCCATGGGTTCAGGAATCTTGTTAGCTATGGCTTTTGACCGCTTTGTGTCCATCAGTCACCCCCTGCAATATACAACAATACTGACGAACTCACGAGTCACCAGGATGGGACTGGCAGCCTTTCTGAGGGGTGTAGCGCTCATGATGCCCTTGCCTATACTGCTTAAGAGATTACCATTCTGCAAGGGGCAGCTGTTGTCCTATTCCTACTGTATCCACCCAAATGTCATGAAGCTAGCCTGTGGCCAAGTCAAgatcaatattttctatggtctTGTTTTGGTTATATTTTCATTTGGGGTGGACTTTTTGCTCATAGCTATTTCTTATGCTCTGATATTTCAAGCAGTTATGGGGATCGCTTCTAGAGAAGGTCAGATGAAGGCGCTCAATACTTGTTTGTCTcatatctttattgtttttatctaCTATGGCCCTTTGTTGGCAATAACTGTAATGCATCGCATCAGCCACAGAAGTTCTCCAATAGCACATGCAGTCCTGGGAAATATCTATCTTTTTATGCCCCCAATGCTTAACCCAATTGTGTATAGCCTGAAGACCAAGCAGATTCGCTCTGCCCTGAGAAAATCTTTGAAGATCCAGAGGAGATGA
- the LOC110299346 gene encoding olfactory receptor 51G2-like: MEITNSSWFQPPTLLLTGIPGLEDVQIWFCIPLCVMYLIALLGNCTILFVIKTTSSLHEPQYIFLSMLAATDVGLSVSTLPTVLNVFLLNHRAIEFHSCLTQMFFIHTFSSMESAILLAMAFDRFVAIRNPLHYTVVLTPTRIIKIGLAAVVRGVMLMIPLPILLKRLPFCKGVILSHCYCYHPDIMKLACGPVRVNIIYGLSLVLCSFGVDSVFIVISYILILKTVLGIASGDGKLKALNTCVSHIFTVFIFYVPLIVLALIHRFGTFASPLLHVTMANLFLFLTPVLNPLVYSLKTKQIRSAVCKIFKVWGNLLK; encoded by the coding sequence ATGGAAATTACAAACAGTAGCTGGTTCCAGCCACCTACCCTTCTTCTAACAGGCATCCCTGGACTAGAAGATGTGCAGATATGGTTCTGCATCCCACTATGTGTCATGTACCTAATTGCCCTCCTAGGAAACTGCACCATCCTCTTTGTTATCAAAACCACCTCCAGTCTTCATGAGCCTCAATACATATTCCTATCTATGTTGGCAGCTACAGATGTGGGTCTCTCTGTATCAACTCTGCCGACAGTACTGAATGTCTTCCTCCTGAATCACAGAGCTATTGAGTTCCACTCATGCTTGACTCAGATGTTCTTTATCCATACCTTTTCTTCCATGGAGTCAGCCATCCTACTGGCCATGGCTTTTGATCGGTTTGTTGCTATTCGTAATCCATTACACTATACTGTAGTTTTAACCCCCACTCGGATTATTAAGATAGGACTTGCAGCTGTTGTTAGGGGTGTGATGTTAATGATCCCCTTGCCAATCCTGCTCAAGCGGTTGCCTTTCTGTAAGGGTGTCATACTGTCCCATTGTTACTGCTACCATCCAGACATCATGAAGCTAGCCTGTGGTCCTGTCAGGGTCAACATCATCTATGGATTGTCTCTAGTCCTCTGTTCGTTTGGAGTTGACTCTGTATTTATTGTCATCTCTTACATCTTGATTTTGAAAACAGTGCTCGGTATTGCCTCAGGAGATGGTAAGCTCAAGGCACTCAATACCTGTGTCTCCCACATATTTactgtctttatattttatgtcCCACTCATTGTTCTGGCTCTAATTCACAGGTTTGGTACATTTGCATCTCCTCTTCTCCATGTCACCATGGCcaatctttttctcttcttgactCCTGTTCTAAACCCCTTGGTTTACAGcttaaaaaccaaacagataAGGTCTGCCgtgtgtaaaatatttaaagtttggGGAAACTTGCTCAAATAA